A region from the Ptychodera flava strain L36383 chromosome 10, AS_Pfla_20210202, whole genome shotgun sequence genome encodes:
- the LOC139141428 gene encoding sperm-specific H1/protamine-like protein type 2 codes for MAETAPAKKPRAAPTHPKTIDMVVEAIKSLKDKKGSSVQAIKAYITSHYPTVSESHLTSSLRRALKSGLESGVLVRPKGSTATGVTGRLRVGKLPEKPKKKKPAKKATPKKKPAKKPKDKKPKEKKVTKTKKAKSTPKKTAKKTPKKDSKPKKPAKKATKKPVKKATKKPVAKKTPKKTSKPKKPKTKAEKK; via the coding sequence ATGGCAGAAACCGCTCCAGCAAAGAAACCCAGGGCAGCTCCTACCCATCCAAAGACCATCGACATGGTTGTTGAGGCCATCAAGTCTTTGAAAGACAAGAAAGGTAGCTCCGTCCAGGCCATCAAAGCCTACATCACTTCTCACTATCCCACTGTCAGCGAGTCTCACCTGACCTCCAGCCTTCGTCGTGCTCTCAAGTCCGGTCTTGAATCTGGTGTCCTGGTTCGTCCGAAGGGGTCAACGGCCACCGGTGTCACCGGCCGTCTTCGCGTCGGCAAGCTGCCCGAGAAACCAAAGAAGAAGAAGCCGGCCAAGAAAGCTACTCCAAAGAAGAAGCCAGCTAAGAAACCCAAAGACAAGAAGccgaaagagaagaaagtgaCCAAGACGAAAAAGGCTAAATCCACTCCTAAGAAAACCGCCAAGAAAACTCCGAAGAAGGACAGCAAGCCAAAGAAGCCAGCCAAGAAGGCGACAAAGAAACCAGTCAAGAAAGCAACAAAGAAACCTGTCGCCAAAAAGACACCAAAGAAGACATCCAAACCGAAGAAACCCAAGACAAAGGCTGAGAAGAAATAA